Proteins encoded within one genomic window of Trichoderma asperellum chromosome 2, complete sequence:
- a CDS encoding uncharacterized protein (EggNog:ENOG41~SECRETED:SignalP(1-17)), with protein sequence MRLSNVLLALTAAAANAERPADVSMCDYYTKTLLGKENTPENQALLVTLLVHTVILGNYTTPNVGIAVPGLLAPAVVNGENVNLLPYFSGEYATTNRGDPQGVSINFLDGGGPAPLLHNKPADDETSNQYFLVTHLHQYFGTLIGCTYQGYPAFPAYAGAASMYQVHKFMDLNFAQNKYFIDQHVLAAESLGFSAADGKVFGDHLYDVFAVRCGPPTSIVKTQGPQLQSTCLTSDCPQAEDSECDLYPAVTPSSPAGSSAAASKEQCNEEQCRQHLEL encoded by the exons ATGAGACTCTCAAACGTTCTACTTGCGTTAACTGCGGCGGCAGCAAACGCTGAGCGACCAGCCGATGTATCAATGTGTGACTACTATACCAAGACCCTTCTTGGCAAAGAAAATACGCCAGAGAATCAGGCTCTCTTGGTCACTCTTCTCGTCCACACGGTGATTCTTGGAAACT ATACAACCCCCAACGTTGGCATCGCAGTGCCAGGCCTGCTCGCGCCCGCAGTAGTCAATGGTGAAAACgtcaatcttcttccttaCTTCAGCGGCGAGTACGCCACAACGAACAGAGGAGACCCCCAAGGAGTGTCTATCAACTTtctcgacggcggcggcccgGCGCCTCTCTTACACAACAAGCCCGCCGATGACGAGACTTCAAACCAATA CTTCCTCGTCACTCACCTCCACCAATACTTCGGCACCCTCATCGGCTGCACTTATCAAGGATATCCCGCCTTCCCTGCCTACGCCGGTGCCGCATCAATGTACCAAGTCCACAAATTCATGGACCTGAACTTCGCCCAGAACAAATATTTCATCGACCAACATGTACTCGCCGCTGAATCATTGGGCTTTTCCGCTGCGGACGGCAAGGTCTTCGGCGACCATCTCTATGACGTGTTCGCCGTTCGCTGTGGTCCGCCTACATCAATTGTAAAGACTCAAGGGCCGCAACTGCAGTCGACCTGTCTGACAAGCGATTGCCCTCAGGCTGAGGATTCTGAGTGCGATCTCTATCCAGCAGTGACGCCGTCGTCGCCAGCaggttcttcagcagcagcctccaaaGAGCAGTGCAACGAAGAGCAGTGCCGCCAGCACTTGGAGCTGTGA
- a CDS encoding uncharacterized protein (EggNog:ENOG41), translating to MMKLYIGNDTCSRAPHLVANELGIKHELVFVDVSTKSTSNGEDFSAINPLLYIPALKLDNDNHDVISEAIIISSYLADQYPESGMLPPPGTLERVKADQFLVQLTTEIAQKHIPLILKLMTEQGTQVNTNRLLRAYQLLDDRLADKRSYLFGETFTVADAYVWGTFWNNRSGVNLDHMNNLAAWKARVDARPAAIKTLKEEAEMVAIYKARIEAQSS from the exons ATGATGAAGCTTTACATTGGTAACGACACTTGCTCACGAGCTCCTCATCTGGTGGCCAATGAGCTTGGCATTAAACATGAACTTGTTTTTGTTGACGTTTCCACCAAAAGTACGTCAAATGGAGAGGACTTTTCAGCAATAAACCCCCTCCTTTATATTCCTGCTCTAAAACTTGACAACGATAATCACGATGTAATCTCTGAGGCTATTATTATCTCTTCCTACTTGGCCGACCAGTACCCAGAATCTGGCATGCTTCCGCCACCTGGCACATTGGAACGCGTTAAAGCAGACCAGTTCCTCGTTCAACTTACAACCGAAATTGCGCAGAAGCATATCCCACTTATTCTCAAACTGATGACTGAACAAG GTACTCAGGTCAACACCAACAGGCTTCTGAGAGCATATCAGCTCTTGGATGATCGCCTTGCGGACAAGCGCTCCTACTTATTTGGTGAAACCTTTACTGTAGCCGACGCGTATGTCTGGGGCACTTTTTGGAACAACCGCTCTGGTGTGAATCTTGATCACATGAATAATTTAGCAGCATGGAAGGCTCGCGTGGATGCCCGGCCAGCTGCAATTAAAACGctgaaggaggaggctgagatggTGGCGATTTATAAAGCCCGAATTGAAGCTCAAAGCAGTTAA